A genomic region of Campylobacter sp. MG1 contains the following coding sequences:
- the rpsD gene encoding 30S ribosomal protein S4 → MARYTGPVEKIERRLGVSLAMKGERRLAGKSALDKRPYAPGQHGQRRGKISEYGLQLREKQKAKFMYGVSEKQFRSLFNEAARKDGNTGSILIQFLEQRLDNVVYRMGFATTRRFARQLVTHGHILVNGKRVDVPSYRVLPGAKIEVVEKSKNNPQIVRAVELTNQTGIVEWVDVEKDKKYGIFTRKPEREEVVIPVEERFIVELYSK, encoded by the coding sequence ATGGCAAGATATACTGGACCAGTAGAGAAAATTGAAAGAAGATTAGGCGTTAGCCTTGCAATGAAGGGTGAAAGAAGACTAGCTGGTAAGAGTGCTTTAGATAAAAGACCTTATGCACCAGGTCAGCATGGTCAAAGAAGAGGTAAAATTAGCGAATACGGTTTACAATTAAGAGAAAAGCAAAAAGCTAAATTTATGTATGGTGTAAGCGAAAAGCAATTTAGAAGTTTATTTAATGAAGCTGCTAGAAAAGATGGAAATACAGGTTCTATTTTAATTCAATTCTTAGAACAAAGACTTGATAATGTTGTTTATAGAATGGGCTTTGCTACAACTCGCCGTTTTGCAAGACAACTTGTAACTCACGGACATATTTTAGTAAATGGTAAAAGAGTAGATGTTCCAAGTTATAGAGTATTACCAGGCGCTAAAATTGAAGTTGTAGAAAAAAGCAAAAACAATCCTCAAATAGTAAGAGCAGTTGAACTTACAAATCAAACAGGTATTGTTGAGTGGGTTGATGTTGAAAAAGATAAAAAATATGGAATTTTCACAAGAAAACCTGAGAGAGAAGAAGTTGTCATTCCTGTTGAGGAAAGATTCATAGTAGAGCTATACTCTAAGTAA
- the rpsK gene encoding 30S ribosomal protein S11: MAKRKVVKKKVVKKNIAKGVVYISATFNNTMVTVTDEMGNAIAWSSAGGLGFKGSKKSTPFAAQQAVEDALNKAKEHGIKEVGIRVQGPGSGRETAVKSVGAVEGIKVTFLKDITPLAHNGCRPPKRRRV, translated from the coding sequence ATGGCTAAGAGAAAAGTAGTTAAGAAAAAAGTAGTTAAAAAGAATATTGCTAAAGGTGTAGTATATATTAGTGCAACTTTTAACAATACAATGGTAACAGTTACAGATGAAATGGGAAATGCAATTGCATGGAGTAGTGCAGGTGGTTTAGGATTTAAAGGTTCTAAAAAATCAACTCCATTTGCTGCTCAACAAGCGGTTGAAGATGCTTTAAATAAAGCTAAAGAACACGGAATTAAAGAAGTTGGTATTCGTGTTCAAGGTCCTGGTAGCGGTAGAGAAACTGCTGTTAAGAGTGTTGGTGCAGTTGAAGGTATTAAAGTTACTTTCTTAAAAGATATTACACCATTAGCACATAATGGTTGCAGACCACCAAAACGCCGTCGTGTATAA
- the rpsM gene encoding 30S ribosomal protein S13: protein MARIAGVDLPKKKRIEYGLTYIYGIGLFTSRKILAAVGIDPNKRVYELSEDEAANIRKEIQEHYLVEGDLRKQVAMDIKALMDLGSYRGLRHRKGLPVRGQKTKTNARTRKGKRKTVGAKA from the coding sequence ATGGCTCGTATTGCAGGTGTTGATTTACCAAAGAAAAAAAGAATTGAATATGGCTTAACTTATATCTATGGTATAGGTTTATTTACTTCACGCAAAATTTTAGCAGCAGTTGGAATAGATCCAAACAAGCGTGTATATGAATTAAGCGAAGATGAAGCAGCAAATATTCGTAAAGAAATCCAAGAACATTATTTAGTTGAGGGTGATTTAAGAAAACAAGTTGCTATGGACATTAAAGCTTTAATGGATTTAGGTTCATATCGTGGTTTAAGACATAGAAAAGGTTTACCAGTGCGTGGTCAAAAAACTAAAACAAATGCTAGAACTCGCAAAGGTAAGAGAAAAACCGTTGGTGCAAAAGCGTAA
- the rpmJ gene encoding 50S ribosomal protein L36 — protein MKVRPSVKKMCDKCKVVMRKGVVRIICENPKHKQRQG, from the coding sequence ATGAAAGTAAGACCATCTGTTAAGAAAATGTGCGACAAATGTAAAGTCGTTATGAGAAAAGGCGTTGTTCGTATTATTTGCGAAAATCCAAAACACAAACAAAGACAAGGATAA
- the yedE gene encoding YedE family putative selenium transporter: MKLALLPILAGACFGILAPVLVYFGNPANMGVCAACFTRDIAGALGLHNASIVKYIRPEIIGLVLGAFLSAFLAKEYRPRMGSSPIIRFFLGVFAMIGALVFLGCPWRMFLRLSAGDLSAIAGLFGFLAGIWVAVIFLKKGFSLGRNYISSNINGYIFILFALILLILLVLKTNTDFKFIDFSAKGPGSLHAPILISLVVGIFLGFLFQKSRFCSVGAIRDMIILKDSHLLQGLIALIVFAIITNLIFGFTKIGFNEQPIAHNDFIWNFLGMFLSGLAFTFAGGCPGRQLVLAGEGDSDAGIFVLGLLFGAAFAHNFALASSGAGIGENAPIAVILGIVFCIFIGIFARNKR, encoded by the coding sequence ATGAAATTAGCGTTATTGCCTATATTGGCTGGGGCTTGTTTTGGAATTTTAGCTCCTGTCTTGGTGTATTTTGGAAACCCTGCAAATATGGGGGTTTGTGCTGCGTGTTTTACTAGAGATATTGCTGGAGCTTTAGGGCTTCATAATGCTAGTATAGTTAAATATATAAGACCTGAGATTATTGGGCTTGTTTTAGGTGCATTTTTAAGTGCATTTTTAGCTAAAGAATATCGTCCTAGAATGGGTTCAAGTCCTATAATTAGATTTTTCTTAGGTGTATTTGCAATGATTGGCGCTTTAGTGTTCTTAGGATGTCCTTGGAGAATGTTTTTAAGACTTAGTGCTGGGGACCTAAGTGCTATTGCTGGGCTTTTTGGTTTTCTCGCTGGAATTTGGGTTGCTGTAATATTTTTAAAAAAAGGTTTTAGTTTAGGAAGAAATTATATAAGCTCAAATATAAATGGCTACATTTTTATATTATTTGCCTTAATTTTATTGATACTTTTAGTACTTAAAACTAATACTGATTTTAAATTTATAGACTTTTCTGCTAAAGGTCCAGGTTCATTACATGCTCCTATTTTAATCTCACTTGTTGTTGGAATTTTCTTAGGATTTTTATTTCAAAAAAGTAGATTTTGTTCAGTTGGTGCAATTAGAGATATGATAATTTTAAAAGATAGTCATTTATTACAAGGACTAATAGCATTAATTGTATTTGCTATAATCACAAATTTAATTTTTGGATTTACAAAAATTGGATTTAACGAACAACCTATAGCACATAATGATTTTATTTGGAACTTCTTAGGAATGTTTTTATCAGGTCTTGCTTTTACATTTGCTGGAGGTTGTCCTGGAAGACAATTAGTATTAGCTGGAGAAGGTGATAGCGATGCTGGTATTTTTGTATTAGGTTTACTTTTTGGTGCAGCTTTTGCACATAATTTTGCACTTGCTAGTTCGGGTGCAGGAATAGGTGAAAACGCTCCTATTGCAGTAATTTTAGGAATAGTTTTTTGTATTTTTATAGGAATATTTGCAAGGAATAAAAGATGA
- a CDS encoding sulfurtransferase TusA family protein yields the protein MIELDVRGLNCPEPVIMLKNLIDNGEKNIKVITSYGASASNIERLIKNSKYKIIAKVENENDIIFKIQNG from the coding sequence ATGATTGAATTAGATGTAAGAGGACTTAACTGTCCTGAACCAGTAATAATGCTCAAAAATCTTATAGATAATGGTGAAAAAAATATAAAAGTAATAACTAGCTATGGGGCAAGTGCAAGTAATATTGAAAGGCTTATAAAAAATAGCAAATATAAAATAATTGCAAAAGTAGAAAATGAAAATGATATAATATTTAAAATACAAAATGGATAA
- a CDS encoding aminotransferase class V-fold PLP-dependent enzyme, whose amino-acid sequence MDKYYYFDNASSSYPKAPNIMDFTGLVNPSKGAYDMSFDTARIVFKTRKKLANLFGLKDIRRVIFTSGATHSINIVLNGLLKQNDIVVITNYEHNAVFRTLNHLKAKLNLELRIIPCESDFSLDLKVAYDMLKGAKLLISTHVNNVCGKMANVDELSELAKINKTFFMLDAAQSVGTITMNDIMNKVDFLCFSAHKGLLSLSGLGGLLINDDFDINLLEPLIYGGTSSFSDSEKMPEFLPDKYEAGSLNYHAIASLFNSIDYIEQIGIENIYQKNLELREYFLANAKGIIIHDIKNSINNVSILFKNIDISKATDKLNKDYKICVRSGLHCSILTHKLLGTFSKGGSIRIAFGVHNNLDETKYLIKALEEISND is encoded by the coding sequence ATGGATAAATATTATTATTTTGATAACGCTTCAAGCTCATATCCAAAAGCTCCTAATATAATGGATTTTACAGGTCTTGTAAATCCTAGTAAGGGCGCTTATGATATGAGTTTTGATACAGCTAGGATTGTTTTTAAAACTAGAAAAAAACTAGCAAATTTATTTGGCTTAAAAGACATTAGAAGAGTTATTTTTACAAGTGGAGCAACTCATAGCATAAATATAGTTTTAAATGGACTTTTAAAGCAAAATGATATTGTAGTTATTACAAATTATGAACATAATGCTGTTTTTAGAACTTTAAATCATCTTAAAGCTAAACTTAATTTAGAGCTTAGAATAATTCCTTGCGAAAGTGATTTTAGCCTTGATTTAAAAGTTGCTTATGATATGCTAAAAGGCGCAAAATTACTCATAAGCACCCATGTAAATAATGTCTGTGGTAAAATGGCAAATGTTGATGAGCTAAGTGAATTAGCTAAAATTAATAAAACATTTTTTATGCTTGATGCTGCACAAAGTGTAGGCACAATTACTATGAATGATATTATGAATAAAGTTGATTTTTTATGTTTTAGTGCCCATAAAGGATTATTATCTTTAAGTGGCTTAGGAGGACTTTTAATAAACGATGATTTTGATATAAATTTGCTTGAACCTTTAATTTATGGCGGGACAAGTAGTTTTAGCGATAGTGAAAAAATGCCAGAATTTTTACCCGATAAATACGAAGCTGGGAGCTTAAATTACCACGCCATAGCATCACTTTTTAATAGTATTGATTATATAGAACAAATAGGAATAGAAAATATTTATCAAAAAAACCTTGAATTAAGAGAATATTTTTTAGCAAATGCTAAAGGTATCATAATACACGATATAAAAAACTCCATTAATAATGTTTCAATTCTTTTTAAAAATATAGACATAAGCAAGGCTACTGATAAGCTAAATAAAGATTATAAAATATGCGTTAGAAGTGGGCTTCATTGCTCTATTTTAACTCATAAACTCTTAGGCACTTTTAGTAAAGGTGGAAGCATTAGAATTGCTTTTGGAGTGCATAATAATTTAGATGAAACTAAGTATTTAATAAAGGCTTTAGAGGAGATTAGTAATGATTAA
- a CDS encoding DUF3343 domain-containing protein, protein MIKAYILVHTSACAFMSEEVLNKAKIYNKLVSTPREFSSDCGMSVYVECPNVDEISQILNENKIEHIIKII, encoded by the coding sequence ATGATTAAGGCTTATATTTTAGTGCATACTAGTGCTTGTGCTTTTATGAGTGAAGAAGTGTTAAATAAGGCTAAGATTTATAATAAATTAGTCTCAACGCCAAGGGAATTTTCAAGCGATTGCGGAATGAGTGTTTATGTAGAATGTCCTAATGTTGATGAAATTTCACAAATTTTAAACGAAAACAAAATAGAACATATAATAAAAATTATTTAA
- a CDS encoding type IV secretory system conjugative DNA transfer family protein, producing MLINTIGFLNNNENKNTDNNFSTFKENAIIPCEFTNSICFGQTGCGKTSSFVLPNIKNRLELNHNLIVFDYKGNLYEQVMFLSQDRFNDIKLLGYPLGCKFNLLKELNDKDFDLIFIDESKMDYWAKSAKALFMALKDLIELTIKFKNEKFYKNFNDFNLPKELSFNTIYQYLNTKEISKLCSFCKDYILSVHLGTKIGLKNDYNIFLANKIYKSCEFLEPFTDENLESTSSSTGNKGVIECCANYIKDLAMNESINNDKGCLRDLLSQNFIFIINCSYLTNNINMILNKCIFNILKEIKNKKPTSIFLDEAHKIIDKNSIPEVSVCREFKVEYFFSTQNKNQLITLLGNTASDALLQNIARQISFYDNSDDNYKYLKTFEFKITENSKDFDDEIHTAKHIFINENICNEMNSKYYEMILKNNNDYILVDENGKKYNKNIVIKQKNNNNINEILILKNEKSILGYIFNKKENQENKKQCLTFIEKNIKNSNFTASKYLAECRCKKEPEILDKTRYKFDQKTLDETRKEMSHYIDDYYDNIDFVENYCDLDNNFDDEY from the coding sequence ATGTTAATAAATACTATAGGATTTTTAAATAATAATGAAAACAAAAATACAGACAATAACTTTTCAACCTTTAAAGAAAATGCAATAATTCCTTGTGAATTTACAAATTCAATATGTTTTGGACAAACTGGTTGTGGAAAAACAAGTAGCTTTGTCCTACCTAACATAAAAAACAGATTAGAATTAAACCACAACCTAATAGTATTCGATTACAAAGGAAATTTATACGAACAAGTTATGTTTTTGTCACAAGATAGATTTAATGATATAAAATTACTTGGCTACCCATTAGGATGCAAATTTAACTTGCTAAAAGAATTAAATGACAAAGATTTTGATTTAATTTTTATTGATGAATCAAAAATGGACTACTGGGCAAAATCAGCAAAGGCACTTTTTATGGCATTAAAAGACTTAATTGAATTAACTATTAAATTTAAAAATGAAAAATTCTATAAAAATTTTAACGATTTTAATCTACCAAAAGAACTAAGCTTTAACACAATTTATCAATATTTAAACACAAAAGAAATTTCAAAATTATGCAGTTTTTGTAAAGATTATATTTTAAGCGTTCATTTAGGAACAAAAATAGGTTTGAAAAATGATTACAATATATTTTTAGCTAATAAAATTTATAAAAGTTGTGAATTTTTAGAGCCATTTACTGACGAAAACTTAGAGAGTACAAGTAGTAGTACGGGTAATAAAGGTGTTATTGAATGCTGTGCTAACTATATAAAAGATTTAGCAATGAATGAAAGTATCAACAATGACAAGGGCTGTTTAAGAGATTTACTTTCACAAAATTTTATATTTATAATAAATTGCTCTTATCTTACAAATAATATAAATATGATTTTAAATAAATGTATTTTTAATATTCTTAAAGAAATTAAAAACAAAAAACCAACAAGCATATTCTTAGATGAAGCACATAAAATAATTGATAAAAATAGCATTCCTGAAGTTAGCGTGTGTAGAGAATTTAAAGTAGAATATTTTTTCTCAACACAAAATAAGAATCAGTTAATTACATTATTAGGTAACACTGCAAGTGATGCTTTATTGCAAAATATAGCTCGTCAAATTTCATTTTATGATAATTCAGATGATAATTATAAATATTTAAAAACTTTTGAATTTAAAATAACTGAAAATTCTAAAGATTTTGATGATGAAATTCATACAGCAAAACATATTTTTATAAATGAAAATATTTGTAACGAGATGAATTCTAAATATTATGAAATGATTTTAAAAAACAATAATGATTATATTTTAGTGGATGAAAACGGAAAAAAATATAATAAAAATATAGTGATAAAACAAAAAAATAACAATAATATAAATGAAATTTTAATATTAAAAAACGAAAAATCAATCTTAGGCTATATTTTTAACAAAAAAGAAAATCAAGAAAATAAAAAACAATGTCTAACATTTATTGAAAAAAATATAAAAAATAGTAATTTCACTGCATCAAAATATTTAGCAGAATGTAGATGCAAAAAAGAACCAGAAATATTAGACAAGACAAGATATAAATTTGATCAAAAAACGCTTGATGAAACTAGAAAAGAAATGAGTCACTACATTGATGACTATTATGATAACATTGACTTTGTAGAAAATTATTGCGACCTAGATAATAATTTTGATGATGAATATTGA